The nucleotide sequence AGCAACTGACCAACCATCCTCTTTATTCTGCCGTCCGGACGCCGGGCGATTTGGATAGTTTTATGCAGGCGCACGTCTGGGCAGTCTGGGATTTTATGTCCTTGCTGAAAGTCCTGCAACGAGAACTTACCTGCGTGACGATTCCCTGGATTCCTGTGGGCAATGCCGCTACCCGTTACCTGATTAATGAGATTGTTATTGGGGAAGAAAGCGATGTTGATCCGGATGGGAATCGAACCAGTCATTTCGAACTTTATCTGCAGGCCATGAAGCAGGCCCGTGCCGATACGCGGGCGATAACAGGCTTTGTCCGTGAACTAAGCGCTGGTACGTCGGTGCGCGACGCCCTGACGGGTTCAGACCTGCCCGAAGGTAGTCGTCGGTTCGTAAATTTTACCTTTGATCTGATTGAACAGGGGCGGCTTCACGAAATTGCCGCGGTGTTTACGTTCGGACGGGAGGATCTGATTCCAGATATGTTTATGGCGCTGGTTCAGCAGTTGCGGGATCAGGCGCCGGAGCAGCTGAGCTTGTTCTCCTATTATCTGGAGCGTCATATTGAGGTTGACGGTGATCATCACTCCCACCTCGCGAAAGCCATGACGATCGAACTTTGTGGCAACGACCCGCAACGCTGGCAGGAAGCTATAGCTGCCGTGGAAAGGGCTCTTCGCTTCAGAATTGCGCTCTGGGACAGCGTTCATGAACAGATTTCACGGAAGCAATTGTTTGCAGCTTAGATTTTTCTGATTTCTTTGTTGCTGCCGCCCGAGTGTGCCCGTCGCCTGCTCGGGCATTTTTTTGACCAGAGAGCTAGTTGTACTATTTATTGAAAACATTGCAATGGTCTTGTAACTTTACTTGTCACGTGCGATCCCAACCGCTGATGAAATACATTAAGCCCACTAAGTTTAGCTACCTGCCCAAGTTCCTGATGCCACTGGACGTACTCGGCCTTTTCGAGCGGGATCCATTTGGCAACTCGCTTGTGATCAGACGGATACTAATCGCTATTGTAGGCTGGCTGACCTATGCGCGTTACACGGTCGTGAATCGAATTCAGATTGAAGGTACCGAGCATCTGGAAAATCTGCCGATCAACAACGTTTTATTCTTATCCAACCACCAGACCTATTTTGCCGACGTCATTGCATTTTTCCACATCTTCTGCGCCGTGAAATGGGGATTCCAGAACACAATGCTGCCGCCGGTTTATCTACTTGGACCCCGCGCCCGGCAGTATTACGTAGCCGCTTCCGAAACCATGAAAAAAGGGATTGTGCCCCGGATTTTTGCCGCTGGCGGGGCATTGACCATTGAGCGGTCGTGGCGGGCAGAAGGCCGGGAAGTGCAGCGCGCAGTAGACGCGTCGGCGAACGATAAGATTGCCAAAGCACTAGCTCATGGCTGGGTTGTGAGTTTTCCGCAGGGTACTACCAGCCCTTACGCGCCCGTTCGGAAAGGAACGGGATATCTTATCAAAAATAACGATCCGATCGTAATTCCGATTGTTATCAATGGGTTTCGACGAGCTTTCGACAAAAAAGGCTTACGCTTCAAGAAGCGAAACACCCTCCTGACGGTTCGCTTTAAAGCACCGCTCCAGATCGGCCCTGACGAAAGCGTTGACGATATCGTTGCCAAAGTTCGTCACGCCATCGAACAGGACGCTCCGGAATGGGTCAAATAAAAAACCGGGGCCACAGCTTTATGCTGCAGCCCCGACCAGTATCACCGGATGGCGTTTCGTTTTAGAGAAGCCAGCGAAAAAAGATATACAGCGTAAAGGACAGCAGCATTGACACAGGCAGCGTCAGCACCCAGGCCAGCGCAATGTTGCGGACGGTACCCGCCTGCAGGTTTTTAATCCCTTTGTTGGCCACCATACTACCGGCAATACCCGACGACAGAACGTGGGTTGTACTAACGGGTAGCTTCAGCCACGAGGCCACGCCAATCATGGTAGCAGCAGTTAGCTCGGCCGAAGCGCCCTGCGCATACGTAAGGTGCTGCTTACCTATTTTCTCCCCTACCGTAACCACAATCCGACGCCAGCCGATCATGGTGCCAAGTCCCAGCGAAAGAGCGATCATCAGAATCACCCAGAAGGGGGCATAATCCGTAAATCGACGTAGCCCTGTCTCTTCGCTCAGGCTGCTTTTCAGCGTGGCCAGTTGATTGGTGCTTAGATTGGCGCCCTCATCCTGCGCAATTTTATTCATATTGCTGTTAATGAGCAGCAAATCCTTCCGAACGTCCAGCCGGTTTGTTTTCAGAACGTTATTATCGGATTGCGACGTAGTCGCCAGCGTTTTCAACTCGGCGAGTTCGGTGCGGGTACGGGCCAGTCGCGCGCGGTTGACGGGAGCCAGCTGATTGGAATCCAGAGCAGCAATTGTCTGCTCAATGGCCGTAATATTCGGCGCCATCAGCCGCGGATCCAGATCAGGCTTAATGGCAAACTGAAACGGAACGATACCGATCAGAATCAGCATAATCAGGCCCACGCCTTTCTGCCCATCGTTGCTGCCATGAAAAAAGCTTACCAACGAACAGGTGGCAATCAGAATCCCACGAATCCAGGACGGCGGGGGGGCGTTTTTCTTGGGTTCTTTGAAAAGCTGAGCTTTCGTTGTTTCAGGGACAGACCGACGAATGGTGAACATGATGACAATCACCAAACTGAAACCCAACAGGGGCGACAGCAACAGCGCATAGCCAGTTTCAATGGCTTTTTCCCAGTTGACGGCTGCTCCCTGCGTGTTTTCGGGCAATGTCGAAAAAGCCAGACCAACGCCCAGAATTGAGCCAATCAACGTATGCGAGCTTGAACTGGGTAAGCCAAAATACCATGTACCCAGGTTCCAGATGATGGCGCTCAGCAGCAGCGCCAGTACCATGGCTACGCTATGGTAAACGTTCTGGTCAACCAGCAACTCAACCGGCAACAGGTTAACAATACCCATTGCCACACCAATGCCACCAAGCAGCACGCCCGCAAAGTTGCAGATACCCGACCAGACAACAGCAACGGTCGGTTTTAATGAATTGGTATAGATAACTGTGGCAACGGCGTTGGCAGTGTCATGAAAACCGTTGACAAACTCAAAAGCGCAGGCAGCAAAGAGACTGATAAAGAGGAGGATAAAAACATCCGTTTCTAATCCAAACATGGGAAATGATCTTCGGTGAGCAGGCCAGATTTAAATGCGTGAGCCTATAATTTGTACAAAAGTACGGTAATCGTACAAGAGCGATATTACCAAATTGTTAAGCCGTTTACTACCCACCTCAGAATCACCTATTTCTTTCCGGCCAGTTGGCCGCAGGCAGCGTCAATATCTTTACCCCGGCTCCGGCGGACGTTTACCGTAACCCCTTTGCTTTCCAGAAATCCGGCGAACTTATCCAGGGTCTGAGGATCGGTATTTTTGAAATTGGCCTCGGCAATAGGATTATATTCAATAATATTGACCTTCGCCGGAACCCGCTTGGTAAACTTCCAGAGTTCCTGAGCGTCCTGTAAGGTATCGTTGAAATTATAAAACAGAATATACTCGAACGTTACGCGCGTACCGGTTTTCTTATAAAAGTACATCAGCGCATCGCCGAGGGCCTGCAGCGTATTGCTCTCGTTAATCGGCATGATCTGGTCGCGCTTCTGATCGTTGGCCGCGTGCAACGAGAGCGCCAGGTTAAACTTCACCTGATCATCGCCCAGTTGCTTAATCATCTTGGCAATGCCCGCCGTCGAAACCGTAATACGTTTGGGTGACATGCCCAGTCCATCGGGCGACGTAATGCGGTCGACCGACTCCAGCACGTTCTTGTAGTTCAGCAGCGGTTCGCCCATACCCATATAAACGATATTGGAAAGCGGTGCGTCGTAATTCTCTCTGGCCTGCCGGTCAATAGCAACCACCTGATCATAGATTTCGGCCGCATCCAGGTTCCGCTTCCGGTCCATGTAGCCCGTCGCGCAGAACTTACACGTCAGTGAGCAACCTACCTGACTAGACACGCAGGCCGTCATCCGGTCGGACGGTCCGTCGCCACGGTCATCATTGCGCAGAGCCGGAATCAGCACGCCCTCGACCAGATTGCCATCAAACAACCGGAACGACGACTTAATTGTACCGTCGTTGCTGCGCTGCTGCTGATCGACGGTGAGCGGCCGGATCTCAAAATGTGTTTTCAGCAACTCGCGCGTCGGCAGTGAGAGGTTGGTCATCTGCTCAAACGATAAAGCCGACTTTTTCCAGAGCCATTCGTGAATCTGCTTCGCCCGAAAGCCCTGTTCGCCGTGTTCGACGAGCCAGTCTTTCAACTGTGCGGCCGTCAGTTTACGTATATCCTTTTTGAGAGGTGTTGCTGTTGTAATCATGCTCAGTCAATGCTTGCCCGCCACTTTTTGCCGGCTTCGAACCCTTTCGGAACCCAGACCGCGGCTTTGTCCATTACCTTCGGCGCTACGGGCAGAATATAAGGGTACAGAAGCGCGCCCTGGGTGTGGCGATGGGGCATTTGGACGCCCATATAACTGAACAACCAAAGGATCACACTAATTCCAAACACCCACGTGAAAAGCCCAACGGCAGCCCCCGCTACGCTGTCGAACGTACCCAGGACAGTGTACTTGAGCGACCGCCGAAGCGCAAACCCTATCTGGTTGATCATGAACACCGTCGGAAAGAAAATTACGGAGAAACCCAGCCAGGGCAGAATTTTCCGGGCCAGCTCCCGACTGATGTAGGGACTGAGCAGCTCGATGCCGAACGCCAGAAACTTGAACCCAACGATCATAGCCACCACAAACGCAATGACCGCAATGATCTCCACCAGGAGCCCTTTGCGGTACCCGTTAAAGGCGCCCCACGCCAGGGGAATCAGCATCAGCAGATCGAGGGTATTCAAAGAGTGAAAGCTTGAATGAGTGAACGAGTGAATCCTTGGACGGGCAAAAGCTGGCTCACGAATTCACTCGTTCACTTTTATTGAAGAAGCGTTTTGACCATGGCCGAAATGGCTTTCCCATCGGCCTGCCCGGCAAGTTCCTTAGTGGCCACGCCCATAACCTTACCCATATCCGACGGTACCGACGCACCTACGCGGGCCATAATCTCCCTGAGCTTTTCTTTTAGCTCAGCTTCCGACAGTTGTTTAGGAAGATACTGCTCAATGACCGCAATCTCGGCTTCTTCGGTCGCCAGCAGGTCGGCCCGGTTCTGTGCCCGGTAAATTTCGGCCGAATCCCGGCGCTGCTTCACGGCTTTGGTCAGAATCCGGGTTTCGTCTTCGGGTTTCAGCTCACCCGCAGCGCCTTCTTTGGTTTCTTCGAGCAGAATCATGGATTTCACAGCCCGCAGCGCGCGGAGTTTGTCCTGATCTTTGGCCAGCATGGCCTGCTTAATATCGGCGTCAATCTGTTGTTTTAGTGCCATCGTTTCGAATGATGAATGGTGAGCGATTAAGGAGAACGTCTGTGTTCCGAACCAACCATCTGCCGACAAAGTTAAGAAGCTAACAGTCATTCATCGTTCATCATTCATCATTCTTTGCCGTGACCCGCTTAAGTGTCAACATCAATAAAATAGCTACCCTACGCAATGCACGGGGAGGCAATACCCCGAATCTTGTCAAGGTTGCACTCGACTGCGAACGCTTCGGGGCGCAGGGCATTACGGTACATCCCCGACCCGACGAGCGGCATATTCGCTACCAGGACGTTCTGGACCTGCACGAAGTCGTTACGACGGAATTTAACATAGAAGGGAATCCCGACCAGCGTTTTATCGAACTGGTCAAACGGGTCAAGCCCGCGCAGGTAACGCTGGTTCCTGATGCGCCGGAGGCTATTACGTCCAACGCGGGCTGGGACACGCTCCGTCATGCCGATCACCTGCGGAACCTGGTCGATACGTTCAGAGCCGATGATATCCGGGTATCAATTTTTGTAGATGCTGACGAACGCATGATTGAAGGCGCCAAAGCCGTTGGTACCGACCGCATTGAACTGTATACGGAACCCTATGCATCTCATTACTTTACCGATCGCGAAGCAGCCGTTGCCCCCTTCCGGCGGGCAGCTCAGCGGGCGCTCGAATTGGGCCTGGAACTGAACGCGGGCCATGATTTAAGTCTGGATAACCTTCGATTCTTTAATGAGCAGGTGCCGGGTCTGAAAGAAGTGTCCATCGGGCACGCCCTCATTAGCGACGCGCTCTATTTTGGTCTGGAGAACACTATTCAGATGTACCTGCGCTGTCTGCAGCCGTAGTCTTCCAATTGAACGGATTAACGAAAAAGACGGCTTAACTATCCGGGCGTCATTGTAGTAAAGCGACTTCCGCAACAGGCAATTTGATCAGATCAATGGTTCAGCAATTATCGGTCGAAGACTTTTTAGAAAAAGCCCAGGGGCTGCCCGTTATTGACGTGCGCTCACCGGCTGAGTACGATCATGCTCATATTCCCGGCGCGGTCAGTATTCCTCTGTTCGATAACGAGGAACGGGCGAGGGTTGGCACGAAATATAAAAATGCGGGTAAAGATTCGGCGGTGCTGCTGGGCCTTGATCTGGTTGGTCCGAAACTGGCGGGTTTCGTAAAACAGTCGAAAAAGCTCAATCCGCAGCAGAAAGAAGTGCTGGTTCATTGTTGGCGGGGCGGCATGCGCAGCGGTTCGTTTGCGTGGCTGCTGGATACCGCCGGGCTAACCGCTTCGACACTCATTGGCGGTTACAAAGCCTACCGGAATGCCGTGCTATCGGCCTTTGCCGAACCCCGTACCCTGATTATTCTGGGCGGCAAAACAGGCAGCGGCAAAACCGATATTCTTAAAGAACTGGCTCGCCAGGGCGAGCAAATCATTGACCTGGAAGGATTGGCGCACCACAAAGGCTCAACATACGGAGCCATTGGTCAACGCCCCCAACCGACCAGCGAACAGTTTGAAAATGTAATTTTTGGTGAATGGCGAAAGCTAAACACCCAAAAACGTATCTGGCTCGAAGACGAAAGCCGTAATGTAGGCTCGTGCTTTATTCCGATGCCCCTCTGGCAACAGATGCGAGCGGCACCCGTAGCCTTTATTGACGTATCGAAGACCGTTCGAATTCAGCGCTTAGTGGCTGATTATACCGGCATTGACCACGGTTTGCTGGTAGAAGCCACGCAACGGATTCAGAAACGGCTTGGCGGCAAAGTCACCAAAGACGCACTCGATGCACTCAACCGGCATGATTACGCTACCGTCGCCGATCTAACCCTCGACTATTACGATAAAGCCTATCTGCATGGTCTTTCGCAGCGGGATCCGGCCAGTGTTCACAGGCTGGAACTCGCAGACAACAATCCAGTGCAAACAGCGCAGCAGTTGATTACCTGGGCCGACACCTTTGCTCAGAAGGCTACTGAGACCCGCGTCTGATTATTTCTTCTTCGTAGCGCTCATCCGACGGATCACCTCACGTTTCACGAACGCCAGCCGCCAGACGGCCAGGGGTGTTTTCTGTCCGCCAAAGCAAATGGCACAAATCAGATTATCGACCGGGACGGCTGCATTATAGATAAACAACGTATCGCTTATTTTCTGGATATTAGAAATTTGGGGGAGTTTCTGCTCGGCGTTGTATAAATACGCATCCAGTACCTCGCGCTCTTTTGCGTTAAGCGTTTTGTTCTGCACGTCGGCCGCGCCCAGCAGACGAATGTCCACGGCGTATCGTTGTGCGATTGCCGTTGTTCGGGGCAACCCCTGCAGCTGGCAGAGTTTAGCTTGTTCAGCCGGATCGTTCGTTTTCTGGAGCTGCGTCGTTAACTCTTTCAGCACAGCCGCACTGACTTTCGCCCCCATCTTATCAATGGTTTCAACGAGATCGGCATTGGTTATCCGTTTAAGTTTCTTGTCAGCCATCTCCTGCTTCAGTTGCCCGGTGTACTGCACCCGTTCGGGGTTACAGGCACTAAGAAAAAGGCTGAGAACAAAACCAATGGCGAAGAGTTTGACGTGAGTCATCATAAAGGCTTAATGAGGGTACATTGACCGCATAACGTTTCGGATCACGTAACGGTTGCAGCTCGGATGCGAAACGGGTATCCGTCGGAATTTTGTACCTTTGTAAAGGAGTCGGTCTGTTCGTACCCGCTTAATTCAGATATCATCTTCGGTGGCAAAAGCTGCCGCGCAATACAGAACTCAATATGCTTGATCAGTTAGAAGCCATTCGCGAACGCTTCGACGAGGTAGCTCAGCAAATCGTTCAGCCCGAGGCCGTCTCGGATCAGAAACGGTTTATGAAGCTGAGTAAAGAATACAAAGATTTAGAAAAAATCGTCACTGAATACCGGGCATACACCCAGTTACTCGAAGAGATCGACAATGCCCGGCAGATCATTGCTACCGAAAAAGACGAAGATTTTCGGGAGCTGGCTAAAGCCGAACTGGATGAGCTGCTGCCGCGCCGGGAGCAGATGGAAGAAACGCTCAAAGAGATGTTGATTCCGAAAGATCCCAACGACAGCAAGAACGTTATTCTCGAAATCCGGGGCGGTACCGGTGGCGACGAGGCTGCCATTTTTGCAGGTGATCTGTTCCGGATGTACCAGCGTTTCTGCGAAAAAATGGGCTGGCGGATGTCGCTCGTTGACTATACCGAAGGCACATCGGGCGGCTATAAGGAAATCATCGTAGAGGTTGAAGGCGAAGACGTATACGGCAAGCTGAAGTTTGAATCGGGCGTTCACCGGGTGCAGCGCGTACCGGCTACCGAAACGCAGGGCCGGATTCATACGTCGGCTGCCAGCGTAGCCGTTCTGCCCGAAGCCGAAGAGGTAGACGTCGAACTGAACATGAACGACATTCGCAAAGATACGTTCTGTTCGTCGGGAGCCGGTGGACAGTCCGTTAACACGACCTATTCAGCCGTGCGTTTGACCCACATTCCTACCGGCCTGGTGGTGCAGTGTCAGGACGAGCGCTCGCAGTTGAAAAACTTTGACAAAGCCTTGACGGTGTTACGTTCCCGGCTCTACGAAATCGAACTCCAGAAACACAACGAAGCCATTGCCTCCCAACGGAAGACGATGGTCGGCAGTGGCGACCGCTCTGATAAAATCCGGACCTATAACTACCCGCAAAGCCGCGTAACCGACCATCGCATTGGTATGACAGTTCATAATCTCTCAGCGGTTATGGATGGCGACATCGGCGAGTTCATCGAACAGCTGCGCATCGCCGAAAACGCCGAGCGCCTGAAAGAAGGCGCGGCAGCGTAAAAAAACATTTCTCAGAAAGCCGAAGCGGGATTCCATTCAAATGGAATCCCGCTTCGGCTTTCTGAAACTCGTTATATAAGG is from Spirosoma taeanense and encodes:
- a CDS encoding DUF3050 domain-containing protein; translation: MNAQLDQLTARIEPLRQQLTNHPLYSAVRTPGDLDSFMQAHVWAVWDFMSLLKVLQRELTCVTIPWIPVGNAATRYLINEIVIGEESDVDPDGNRTSHFELYLQAMKQARADTRAITGFVRELSAGTSVRDALTGSDLPEGSRRFVNFTFDLIEQGRLHEIAAVFTFGREDLIPDMFMALVQQLRDQAPEQLSLFSYYLERHIEVDGDHHSHLAKAMTIELCGNDPQRWQEAIAAVERALRFRIALWDSVHEQISRKQLFAA
- a CDS encoding CvpA family protein, with the protein product MLIPLAWGAFNGYRKGLLVEIIAVIAFVVAMIVGFKFLAFGIELLSPYISRELARKILPWLGFSVIFFPTVFMINQIGFALRRSLKYTVLGTFDSVAGAAVGLFTWVFGISVILWLFSYMGVQMPHRHTQGALLYPYILPVAPKVMDKAAVWVPKGFEAGKKWRASID
- the prfA gene encoding peptide chain release factor 1 — translated: MLDQLEAIRERFDEVAQQIVQPEAVSDQKRFMKLSKEYKDLEKIVTEYRAYTQLLEEIDNARQIIATEKDEDFRELAKAELDELLPRREQMEETLKEMLIPKDPNDSKNVILEIRGGTGGDEAAIFAGDLFRMYQRFCEKMGWRMSLVDYTEGTSGGYKEIIVEVEGEDVYGKLKFESGVHRVQRVPATETQGRIHTSAASVAVLPEAEEVDVELNMNDIRKDTFCSSGAGGQSVNTTYSAVRLTHIPTGLVVQCQDERSQLKNFDKALTVLRSRLYEIELQKHNEAIASQRKTMVGSGDRSDKIRTYNYPQSRVTDHRIGMTVHNLSAVMDGDIGEFIEQLRIAENAERLKEGAAA
- a CDS encoding lysophospholipid acyltransferase family protein, which translates into the protein MKYIKPTKFSYLPKFLMPLDVLGLFERDPFGNSLVIRRILIAIVGWLTYARYTVVNRIQIEGTEHLENLPINNVLFLSNHQTYFADVIAFFHIFCAVKWGFQNTMLPPVYLLGPRARQYYVAASETMKKGIVPRIFAAGGALTIERSWRAEGREVQRAVDASANDKIAKALAHGWVVSFPQGTTSPYAPVRKGTGYLIKNNDPIVIPIVINGFRRAFDKKGLRFKKRNTLLTVRFKAPLQIGPDESVDDIVAKVRHAIEQDAPEWVK
- a CDS encoding inorganic phosphate transporter, giving the protein MFGLETDVFILLFISLFAACAFEFVNGFHDTANAVATVIYTNSLKPTVAVVWSGICNFAGVLLGGIGVAMGIVNLLPVELLVDQNVYHSVAMVLALLLSAIIWNLGTWYFGLPSSSSHTLIGSILGVGLAFSTLPENTQGAAVNWEKAIETGYALLLSPLLGFSLVIVIMFTIRRSVPETTKAQLFKEPKKNAPPPSWIRGILIATCSLVSFFHGSNDGQKGVGLIMLILIGIVPFQFAIKPDLDPRLMAPNITAIEQTIAALDSNQLAPVNRARLARTRTELAELKTLATTSQSDNNVLKTNRLDVRKDLLLINSNMNKIAQDEGANLSTNQLATLKSSLSEETGLRRFTDYAPFWVILMIALSLGLGTMIGWRRIVVTVGEKIGKQHLTYAQGASAELTAATMIGVASWLKLPVSTTHVLSSGIAGSMVANKGIKNLQAGTVRNIALAWVLTLPVSMLLSFTLYIFFRWLL
- a CDS encoding GatB/YqeY domain-containing protein, translating into MALKQQIDADIKQAMLAKDQDKLRALRAVKSMILLEETKEGAAGELKPEDETRILTKAVKQRRDSAEIYRAQNRADLLATEEAEIAVIEQYLPKQLSEAELKEKLREIMARVGASVPSDMGKVMGVATKELAGQADGKAISAMVKTLLQ
- a CDS encoding pyridoxine 5'-phosphate synthase, whose translation is MTRLSVNINKIATLRNARGGNTPNLVKVALDCERFGAQGITVHPRPDERHIRYQDVLDLHEVVTTEFNIEGNPDQRFIELVKRVKPAQVTLVPDAPEAITSNAGWDTLRHADHLRNLVDTFRADDIRVSIFVDADERMIEGAKAVGTDRIELYTEPYASHYFTDREAAVAPFRRAAQRALELGLELNAGHDLSLDNLRFFNEQVPGLKEVSIGHALISDALYFGLENTIQMYLRCLQP
- the mnmH gene encoding tRNA 2-selenouridine(34) synthase MnmH, whose amino-acid sequence is MVQQLSVEDFLEKAQGLPVIDVRSPAEYDHAHIPGAVSIPLFDNEERARVGTKYKNAGKDSAVLLGLDLVGPKLAGFVKQSKKLNPQQKEVLVHCWRGGMRSGSFAWLLDTAGLTASTLIGGYKAYRNAVLSAFAEPRTLIILGGKTGSGKTDILKELARQGEQIIDLEGLAHHKGSTYGAIGQRPQPTSEQFENVIFGEWRKLNTQKRIWLEDESRNVGSCFIPMPLWQQMRAAPVAFIDVSKTVRIQRLVADYTGIDHGLLVEATQRIQKRLGGKVTKDALDALNRHDYATVADLTLDYYDKAYLHGLSQRDPASVHRLELADNNPVQTAQQLITWADTFAQKATETRV
- the rlmN gene encoding 23S rRNA (adenine(2503)-C(2))-methyltransferase RlmN — protein: MITTATPLKKDIRKLTAAQLKDWLVEHGEQGFRAKQIHEWLWKKSALSFEQMTNLSLPTRELLKTHFEIRPLTVDQQQRSNDGTIKSSFRLFDGNLVEGVLIPALRNDDRGDGPSDRMTACVSSQVGCSLTCKFCATGYMDRKRNLDAAEIYDQVVAIDRQARENYDAPLSNIVYMGMGEPLLNYKNVLESVDRITSPDGLGMSPKRITVSTAGIAKMIKQLGDDQVKFNLALSLHAANDQKRDQIMPINESNTLQALGDALMYFYKKTGTRVTFEYILFYNFNDTLQDAQELWKFTKRVPAKVNIIEYNPIAEANFKNTDPQTLDKFAGFLESKGVTVNVRRSRGKDIDAACGQLAGKK